From a single Bacteroidales bacterium genomic region:
- a CDS encoding aminopeptidase P family protein, which produces MFPVSTYVERRQKLKAILKNGLYIFTGNSELPMNYPANAYHFRQDSTFLYFFGIDEPGLAAVIDIDNDKEIIFGNDVDIEDVIWTGPLPLLKDKAQKVGINDTRPFSAYTDYINDAKKQNRRIHFLPPYNPNTKIHISTLLGIPVEKLKENASMELTHAVITLRSIKSAEEIAEIEKGMEVAYDMFLMGMKLAKEGRYEYEISGTMEGIAMANNGSVSFPIILSVRGEVLHGHAHGNMMKNGDLLLIDAGFETPLHYATDHTRTIPVSGKFTKKQKEIYQIVLNAQLSAIEAIKPGVKYQDIHLLSCKVIADGLKKTGLMKGDTEEAVKQGAHALFLPHGLGHMMGLDVHDMEDIGQIYVGYDDELRPIDQFGTAYLRLGRRLQPGFVLTVEPGIYFIPELYNLWKSENKFTEFINYDKVKEYLDFGGIRIEDDVLVTEAGYKILGKPIPKKIADIEELMKD; this is translated from the coding sequence ATGTTTCCAGTAAGCACTTATGTTGAAAGAAGACAAAAATTAAAAGCCATCCTGAAAAACGGCTTATATATTTTTACAGGGAATTCTGAACTGCCTATGAATTATCCCGCCAATGCTTATCACTTCAGGCAGGACAGCACGTTTCTGTATTTTTTCGGCATTGACGAACCTGGGCTGGCGGCTGTCATTGACATTGACAACGATAAGGAAATCATTTTCGGCAACGATGTGGACATCGAAGATGTGATATGGACAGGCCCCCTGCCACTGTTAAAAGACAAAGCACAAAAAGTAGGTATCAACGACACCAGGCCTTTTTCTGCATACACAGATTATATCAATGATGCAAAAAAGCAAAATCGTAGGATACATTTTTTACCGCCATACAACCCCAACACTAAAATACATATTAGTACCCTGCTGGGTATTCCAGTAGAAAAACTGAAAGAAAATGCTTCAATGGAGTTGACACATGCCGTTATTACACTTCGTTCAATTAAAAGCGCTGAGGAAATAGCGGAAATTGAAAAAGGGATGGAGGTGGCTTATGATATGTTCCTGATGGGAATGAAACTGGCAAAGGAGGGCAGGTATGAATACGAAATTTCGGGCACCATGGAAGGCATTGCAATGGCTAATAACGGCAGCGTTTCCTTCCCTATCATACTTTCTGTACGCGGAGAAGTGTTGCATGGCCATGCTCATGGCAATATGATGAAAAATGGCGACCTGCTTCTCATAGACGCAGGCTTTGAAACCCCGTTACATTATGCTACTGACCACACCCGTACCATTCCTGTCAGCGGAAAATTCACAAAAAAGCAAAAAGAAATTTATCAGATCGTGCTCAATGCACAACTTTCCGCTATAGAAGCTATAAAACCCGGAGTAAAATATCAGGACATACATCTTTTATCATGCAAAGTAATAGCTGATGGACTGAAAAAAACCGGCCTGATGAAAGGCGACACAGAAGAAGCGGTAAAACAAGGAGCACATGCTTTGTTTCTTCCTCATGGCCTCGGTCACATGATGGGGCTGGATGTACACGACATGGAAGATATCGGCCAGATTTATGTAGGGTATGATGATGAACTTCGCCCGATAGACCAGTTCGGTACGGCATATCTGCGTTTAGGCAGAAGGCTGCAGCCAGGCTTTGTACTGACAGTAGAACCGGGAATTTATTTTATTCCGGAATTATATAATCTCTGGAAATCTGAAAATAAATTCACAGAATTTATAAATTATGATAAGGTTAAAGAATATCTTGATTTTGGAGGTATTCGTATTGAAGACGATGTCCTAGTTACTGAAGCAGGTTATAAAATTCTGGGGAAACCCATACCGAAAAAAATTGCAGATATTGAAGAACTAATGAAAGATTAA